The DNA sequence GCATAGGGAAGACCGGGGCTATGTAACTGGGGCTAAGTGTAGCCTATTCACAGTACATAATGCTTGGTTGGCTGGATGCCAGTGGAATGTTTTTGTTAGACATTCAAGTCATCAATATGTTGCTAACTTATGTTTAGACTTCAGAGTTTgtgatctagctaatgattagcccaatGGGGTAAATGTAGATGGGAAACCCtcagcctatttatttatagccactatgctgcatcagGTGAAAGTGCTTATTGCTAAATAGCACACCTGCCTGATAATATGGACAAATATGTTATTGGGatcattttatattttagatgtcAGCATCATTTAATTTTCATTTATTTTGGAGTTCTCCCCCCAAAATGACATAATTAATTGAAATGTCCATTGAACAGCAGTAGGGATTGTACCATTATTACCTGGTATTTACTCAGAAatgatattgtcacgatcgtcgacagatgaagcggaccaaggcacagcgtgataagcgtacattctttaattggtgtacacaacacgaaccaaaacaataaacaaacgatacgtgaagtcctaggttacaacacaaaaCCTTTTTGAACAAgttcccacaataaactagtgaaaacaggctgcctaagtatggtccccaatcagagacaacgagctacagctgtctctgattgggaaccaccctggccaacatagatcaacatgatctagaaccaaaaacatagaaaacaaaacatagaaaatccacaccctggctcaacatataagagtccccagagccagggcgtgacagtacccccccccaaaggcgcggactgcgaccgcgccacacaaacacaagggggtaggggccgggtgggcattccgcctcggagccggatccggctccgggcgtgaccaccactctctcgctacccccccgtagcgcccctggtctggtcccgctggccggagctggactggacaccggtggagcagattgctcaggcacgggctgtgcaggactgacgacgcgcaccactggcttggtgcggggagcaggaacgggccggactgggctgacgacgcgcaccactggcttggtgcggggagcaggaacgggccggaccgggctgacgacgcgcaccactggcttggtgcggggagcaggaacgggccggaccgggctgacgacgcgcaccactggcttgttgcggggagcaggaacgggccggaccgggctgacgacgcgcaccactggcttggtgcggggagcaggaacgggccggaccgggctgacgacgcgcaccactggcttggtgcggggagcaggaacgggccggaccgggctgacgacgcgcaccactggcttgttgcggggagcaggaacgggccggaccgggctgacgacgcgcaccactggcttggtgcggggagcaggaacgggccggaccgggctgacgacgcgcaccactggcttggtgcggggagcaggaacaggccggaccgggctggcgacgcgcaccactggcttggtgcggggagcaggaacaggccggaccgggctggcgacgcacaccacaggcttggtgcgagggacaggaacaggccggaccgggctggcgacgtgcaccacagtcttggtgcgagggacaggaacaggccgggctggactgtggagacggactggaggtctggagcggagagctgacacaacccgtcctggctgaatgcctatttccacacaatctgtgtgaggcatcagcacaggacgtacagggctgtgcactcgtactggcactacagcacgtggcactggcgcaggatatccgggaccgaggaggggtactggaggccacgagcgttgagccggcacactccgtcctggctgcatgcccaccttagcacgacacgtgcgtggtgctagcacaggacgtacaggactgtgccggaacactcacggcacagtacgtggctctgcataacacggaacctgcccagtctcacgctgcctagcctgagtacggggagttggctctgctctacctctaggctccgccaaccacccttccagccccccaaacctgatggcctcctctcctagtccgccgattcgccctgtagctgcctccagccgccccgtcgtccacgccgtgtgccccccccccaaaaaaatgtattggggttgcctctcgcgtgtccgtcgtcggcacggttggcgccgtttctcctctcctgcctgggcatttacttttgcccatggccctctgcccgcgaatatgtcctcccaagaccaccattcgcccacctgggacatcgccaacttctcctcctgggcacgctgcttggtcctctggtggtgggatcttctgtcacgatcgttgacacatgatgaagcggaccaaggcgcagcgtgataggcgtacatacatttattagtgtacacacaacaaaccaaaacaataaacgatacgtgaagtcctaggttaaatacacaaaccttccggaacaagatcccaaaataaactagtgccaaaaggctgcctaagtatggttcctaatcagagacaacgagaatcagctgcctctgattgggaaccaccctggccaacatagaaaacacgaactagaacacaacatagaaaataacacatagaaactccacaccctggctcaacatataagagtccccagagccagggcgtgacagatatgGTCAAATGGTAATTACAGTACATAATTATAAGCTATtcattatttgtttatttgggaTTCATTACAACTGCATATTTGTACCATTTTGGGTTTTTTCTTAGACGCCCAGCTCCCTTCTTTTGTGATTTGCAGACCGCGGCTACATCTTGTCTTACACAGAGTAGCTGCTAGGGGGCCTACATTCATAGCCTGAATCGGAACTGAATTGTTTCATTTCACTTTAATTTGACTTTGCGATTTAATCTGTTCATTGAAATTGTTTGTGCCTCGGGCATTATTCAAAACAAATTTGGAAGCGATTGGATCAGTGAGTGTGCAACACCTTGGTTACAATGTTTGTGGTGGGATCCTTTCACAGTTTCACAATAATATAGTCTTCCCCTCCTTGTTTTATGTTTACAGCAACACGGCAGCACAGCCTTTATGCGGGCATGGTGAAGACAGAAAACAAATTGGGTAAATCAAGTTTTGTTGGTTTAACTGCGTATGTCTCTGGCCTATTCAATGGGTGACTATattgaatttcatgtaatggaataTAATGTTGAACTGTTTTTCAGCTTCTCTATAAGTTTGACTGAGGAACCACTTCAGTGAAAAGGATCCAAAGGATTTCAGTATGGCTGAACAAGTCCAaatcaaggtatataacaaagaatAAATAATCTCTCCACAATATGCTGTCTTCTCAGAAACACCAGAGACTACATTCAGAATCTGGGGTTGTCTTTCACATTTTTTTCTGCTTGGTTTATACAGTATACACATCGGTTATGCTCTGCTTGTGGTCATAGCTTTAGATGGGATAAAACACTGTTAAATCAGCTGTGAATAATCTTATTGttaacatctatatacagtggcATATACATTTGAATGAAATCAGACTATTTTATTTCAGAATGAAGATGACAAACCAACTGACCTGCCAGCTGAGATCAAGGATTGGAATAAACATCAAGTGAAACAATGGGCACTCAACGAGGCTTGTATAGACAGTGAATCTGCAAATATCTTGCTTCAGCAGAACATTAATGGGCCCAGTCTTTTACTTTTAAAGAAATCTGATTTACTAGAGGTGGGTGTCACACTGGGGCCTGCAAAGTTGATCATTCACAAGAGAGATGAGCTTTTGAAACTTAGGAAAGTGCAGTTGAGTAACCCAACAACAAATCAGTCTGGTAGACCGTGCAAGCCGTACCCTTTTCATCGACACCATGATGCCTGCCGATACAAGGCGAACAGGATTCTTGATGTAACAGAATCAGGTGCATCAGACTATATTGAACCCTGTCATGAATATAAAGGATACATCCATatgtcagaggcagctgtggaGAGCAAAATGAACAAGTTCACTGATGAGGTTATTCGATTTGCAGCAGCCTGCATGAATAGTCGCACTAATGGCACCATACATTTTGGAGTTGGCGACAAGCCAGACTTTGTTCATGGACAAGTTTTGGGAGTTAGCGTCCAGGACAAAGAGGCATATGTCAATGCTCTGCCACAAGCCATTGAGGGTCATTTTGAGTATAAACATATCCAGGCAGCCAAGATGTGCATCAAACCACCTCGATTTGTTGAGGTTCTCAATCCCGATATGACATCATCAGAGAAGTATGTGATAGAAGTGGACATCGTGCCAGACTTTGTGATCTGTCAAGAGAACATCTATCATGTTTTCAGCTTGGATACAAGGAAATCAAAGAGGAAGTCCAAAAGCAAAGAAATGGAGAAAGAAGAGAAAAAACTATTCTTCATTCGTGATAGTAGCAGCAGCAGGGATCTCCTTGCACTAACCACTTTTGCCAAGCCGATGGAAGAATACAATAGATTTGTCTGCAATGTGTCACAGCTATCACAGCTAAGAAAACAAGCGGAGGAAAAGCGCCTTAGTGTGGTTAAGAGTAGTGTCCAGGGCTCCAGACTAAGTGAAATGATAACAGGTGGATCCCAATCCTTAGACAAATCCCACTTCGAGCGGTATGTGATAGTGACCAACAAATCACATTTAGTTCAATTGGACTCCCTGGGATTTCTTCCTGAACTGAACCCAACTGCTGTTTTGGACTTTGACCCAGAGTCGACAAAAAATGGATTGATGAAGCACTTTGAAGACCAGAGTACAATAAATGTCCACTTGCCAGTACAATATAAAATCACAGAGGCTGTCGAAGACATTGCTAGCAAGCTAAAACTGACTCGAAACACCAGCTGGATCCTCTGCAATGGGGGTATCGAAGGAGAGGTCCCCTCAGATGTAGATGACTGGTTGATAGAGAAAGGAGCGTCTGTACGAAAtgtgatttcattcctgtgccgGAAAGATGTGCTACCACACAAGAGATTCCTGGTTATTTTCATATTGTTCTCTACTGTGAGTGAGAAAATGGACCCTCTACTTGAGACTTTCAGCACATTCTGGCAGGAGCTCAAAGGAATAGAGCAAATACTTTGCATCTGTGAAAATGAAGAAGCATTCACCTGCTGGAGGGACCTGATTGAAGCCCGCTATGGATTAGACATTAAAGCAAGGTCAATCTATGAGCTCAGTTTTGCTGAGGTTAACGGCACCATCCTCAGCCTGTGGTCAGACAACCGGAAATCCAGCCGTTTCCTACCCTGTGGAGGAGGAAGCAAAGTGCTGTTCAAAAAGAAAGAGGAGAGCAGCCTGGACACCCTGAATGTTCTGTGTGTAAACCAGTGTGAGGGTGGAAATGAAGACAAGGCCCTTATCCAGGAGAAGTTCTACAAAGGAGGAAAGGTGTCATGGTGGAACTTCTATTTCTCTGAGCAGCCAGGATCCATGCCATTCATCAAACGGGACAAGTTCGACTTCATCACAAACACTGTCCTACCAGCTTTGAGCTCTTTGAGAAAATATTGTGTGTCCTTCAACCTTTTCCATGTTCCAGGATGTGGTGGAACTACACTAGCCATGCATATATTATGGGCACTGAAAGACAAGTTCCGTTGTGCTGTTCTGAAGGACAGAACTGCTGATCATGCTGTTGTTGCCGAGCAAGTGGTCAAGCTGCTGATGTATGAGACAACAGAGCAATCGCCCCGGATTCCTGTTTTGCTCATGCTAGATGACTTTGAGGAAATGGATGACGTGTATGATTTGCAGCAGCTCATTGAGAAAAAATGTGTCAAGAGGGACATTGGATCTTGGTCCCCGCAGGTTATTCTACTCAATTGCACGAGGGCTGAGTCTTGGGAGAAGACTGAATCAACTGAAGACACTGTGTACATTGGCAATAACCTCTCTGAAATAGAGCAGTGGCAGTTCGAGAAAAAACTCGAGGAGATTGAGAAGACCTACAAGAATGCAGATACATTCTACGCTTTCATGATCATGAAGAAGAACTTTTCACCCGAGTATATACAGGGTGTGGCTCGCAACACCCTAAAGAGCTTCAACATAAATCACAAACATGGACAACTCATTGCTGTTCTGGTCTTGTTGAATGTCTACTGCAAGGGTGCAACGCTCTCAGTATCTCTCTGTGAAGAGTTTCTTGGGCTCCAGACCAAGCCACATAGTGGATCCTCCGATGTTAAGGCTGGATTTGGGAAGTTTTCCACTCTAGTGACCTGCTGCACAGAGGAGGCTAAGGTTGTATTCGAGGCAGTGAGAATGATCCACTCAAGCATGGCCGTGCACTGTTTGCAGGAGCTTACAACCACATACAGTGTAACCAAAGCTGAGATCACCGATCTACTGCTCACCACAGACAAGCTTTATGAGTGCATACAGGGCAAAGACAAACTCATGAAGGATGTTCACACCATGTTAGTGAAAAGACATCACTCAGTCAAGGGTGAAGATTCTCAGTTCTCACCTCTCATCCAGGATATTGCAAAGGAGACACCAGGTGTTGAAGAAAATGTGCTATTCAATGCAGCCAAGCGCTTTGAAAAAGATGCTGTCATCTCTCAGCTTCTTGCCAGATACCAATACCTGAAGAAAAGGGATTTCAGGGAGGCGAAGGACTGGGCAAAGAATGCGAAAGATCTTTCCAGAGATAGCTCTTACATTTCTGACACATCTGCACAAGTGATCAAGCATGAGCTAAAGAGTGCCATACAAAGTGACAAAGAAGATCCCATAAAACCTGAAAAGCTGAAAGGCTATCTCAGAATGGCCCAGTCAGCAACAGAGGCCTTCAGAGAAACACAGGAGATTGCAAAGAAGGAGGCTACTCTGAGAGTAcaaaacaagagagacaacagCCCTTTCAACACTGCAGGTTGCCTTGGAGAAATTCAGGTTGCAGTCATCATTATCGAAATACTGGAAAAGATTCCAGTGTTTTCTTCAGGCAATGTCCGTCATGACATTCTGAGTGAGGTTCTCTCTGGCGGAATTCCAATCCAAGATGTTGCGAGGAACGATTCCAGACATCACAAACATGCCTCGTATTACTACATTCTCCGGGATTTTGAAGATATTTTGTACAACCTCAGACATAACATGAAGAAGCACTTTGATTTTCTTGACAGCATTTATGTCAACTTGGGTCCCAGGTTCACCCTGAAAGACAGTCGAGAGGAAAGAACTCGACAGGAGCTCTTCCGGTGCTTTCATCGATACAGTGACCTCTTTTGCAAGACGGATTCCACAGAATTGATGAAAAACAAGAACCTGAGCATCATGCTCCAGATTCACAAGGGAAGGCAATTTTTGGAGATGAGAAAAGCTGATACTCATTCTGGGATTCTAAATTGCCTCTCCAATGATACCCCAACTGACATGATGCAAAAGATAGTCCAGCAGTATGACTTCATTCTGAGTAAAAATCCTGAAAGGAATGTTAGAGAAACGGTCAACTTCATCTATGCTAATGTTGTGCTAAACATTATCAAACCGGAATCTCAACAGCTTCGCCCTTACACGATCCTCATTGATCTTCTTTGCCAAGTTCTTCAAGGTCAAATCCCATATGGTGAAAGTTTGGCATTGCACTTCATTGCCGTGGCACTGCTGTGGCCACAACATATCCTTATGTCACAACCTGTGGCGTCTCAGAAGTTGGGAAGCTATGTGTCACAGATGAAGACATCATTCTGGAATGAGATGAAATCTGTGATCAATGGAAAGTTGCCTGTTGTCCATTTCTTCTTGGGGAAGAAGCTGGGCTATGGTCGCCTAGTTTGCCTTAGGGAAATCAAGTGGTGTGTAAGACCAGAAGACTTTGATTCACTTTGGGAAAATGGAAAAATATGGAAGCACGAGAGAGTCAAGGAGCTCCTTTGCAGGGTGACAGGAGAGGTACAAAGGAAATTCATTCTGGCAGATACCAGGACCGCAGGCTTAAAGATAGAAGTCAATGCAATGTACAAAAGTCAACTCTGTGGAAAATCGCAGGGATCAAAAGTATCATTTTTCATTGGTTTCTCAATGAAAGGCCCACTGGCTTTTGACATCGATTGAAGAAGAGCCCAATTGATATGAAGTCAGACACAAATTATGCGATATCAGTCACTGTCATCTTGAAAATATTCTGTAGAGATTCTGtataaatcacacaaaaaataggTTTACTTTTGAAATTAAGTTCTAAGTCtttttaaaaaatttttttttaaggGGGAATATATcatcttaatattgcagatagattgtatcttctatcaatgtaattgtctgcatcacttccaatcccccatgtttttttttatatatattttttttaaatatatactcccctttattacttttcaaccccaccatcctttccctacttggagtaaattagtgaacaacaatgcccaggcctctacttccggtctatacttactatctacaccttatggacagagttaattttacaataattatattatatatatatatttattattaattttaaatttcttttttttttttgctcctgaacttcttctaactttctaactgtgctctttcccaaaagctcccaacatacaacctatatacttattatggacacagtatggttacattattagctatctttgttattatttgttgttatttgttattagtcccatccttcaactctattcaatacctcccatctatctcttaacaccatccatataggatttctatttgccatatatatttcaaccgtactgtgatgttttacaaaaagttctgaacatttctattctcattgcttctacagattgtgaattaaaaataaacatttttgctaaaagtattattatattattgattgattgactatgacttttcagatcacccagtaatgctatctgcaaggttagttccaggtaaatattgctaAATTCTAAGTCTTAACAATTTGTTCAACATTATACATTATCTGACCtggatttattttttacattgttgcaATGTTATATCTCTAGCAAAGATTCCAGGATGTATTTCTTTAAAGCACAATTAGGTTTAAAATGTAGTTAGGAAATATTACTTCTATTGTATTTGGTTTTAGTATTACTACTATATGCATTCCAATTTTGTTTTACTGTTTGTATTTTGTATATATGTTTGTTTAATATTTTGTATATATGTTTGTTTAAGTGATATCGATATCAATCTTTGATGTTCATATGTGCAGTGCAGCTTTCCACTTAAACATATTTCCAACATGTGTTTCTAAATGCACTGATGTTTGTAAAAATTATTGTTTGTTCAAAAAACTCCAAAGCACTCAATATCATGACATGTAGTAAATACTCCAATGATGTTTCCTGAATAAAAATGATGTATTTGTTCTATTAAATGCCACATGTAAAATAACATGGTGTTATAGTAATAATTTGTCTCCTGGGGTGTCCCTTATTTTAGATGAGGTAGGGTGAGGTACCCCATTATCAACAAGTGCCATAGAAAGGTGTAAAGTTCAAGCATGTGcgaaatataataatatattgatGCAATAATTCTGttacaataaaatacaaatagctTATTAATGATAACACTAAAGAGACATTTTGTCAAACATTGATCAAAATATGTTCCTGATTCTTTTGTTATTTATCAATGTACAACATACTTTCACCACACCTTTTGTGTTGTGGTACAAAAGTGAACATAGTACTTCACAGGAAATGTGCTAGAGGGAGATGTCCAATCATGTTGTCAAGTCTGACCTTGAGGCTGGCCAGGCTGGTGACTGACAACCACCAGCAGGATCTACCTGGACTGGCCCCAGGATCCTAACCAGCTACAGGCATGCTGGGTAAACTAGAGACCAAGTTAGGGAGAGATTGGTGTAAGGAAAGCCTAAATACACAGGAACAACCTTGGCTCAGGCCATCATCACGGACCTTCTTTCCATCCACACTCTCCCTTCAGGCCAACGATGTAGGATGCCTTGCTATGTCTATAAGAAAAACTTTTTTGAGATGTTTGTCGCAGGAAGTGCCATAAGCTTAATACTAAACAGAGAAAGATACATTTTGTCATACATTTACCAAAATGTGTATCTGACTCTATTGCTATTTATCAATGTACAACATACTTTCACCACAACTTGTGGTAGGTGTTTTTGACAAGATATAAAGTGTACAAAAATGAACAGAGTACATAAAAAGAAATGCACTAGAGTGAGATGTCCAATCATGTTGTCAAGTCTGAC is a window from the Coregonus clupeaformis isolate EN_2021a chromosome 23, ASM2061545v1, whole genome shotgun sequence genome containing:
- the LOC121536155 gene encoding sterile alpha motif domain-containing protein 9-like; its protein translation is MAEQVQIKNEDDKPTDLPAEIKDWNKHQVKQWALNEACIDSESANILLQQNINGPSLLLLKKSDLLEVGVTLGPAKLIIHKRDELLKLRKVQLSNPTTNQSGRPCKPYPFHRHHDACRYKANRILDVTESGASDYIEPCHEYKGYIHMSEAAVESKMNKFTDEVIRFAAACMNSRTNGTIHFGVGDKPDFVHGQVLGVSVQDKEAYVNALPQAIEGHFEYKHIQAAKMCIKPPRFVEVLNPDMTSSEKYVIEVDIVPDFVICQENIYHVFSLDTRKSKRKSKSKEMEKEEKKLFFIRDSSSSRDLLALTTFAKPMEEYNRFVCNVSQLSQLRKQAEEKRLSVVKSSVQGSRLSEMITGGSQSLDKSHFERYVIVTNKSHLVQLDSLGFLPELNPTAVLDFDPESTKNGLMKHFEDQSTINVHLPVQYKITEAVEDIASKLKLTRNTSWILCNGGIEGEVPSDVDDWLIEKGASVRNVISFLCRKDVLPHKRFLVIFILFSTVSEKMDPLLETFSTFWQELKGIEQILCICENEEAFTCWRDLIEARYGLDIKARSIYELSFAEVNGTILSLWSDNRKSSRFLPCGGGSKVLFKKKEESSLDTLNVLCVNQCEGGNEDKALIQEKFYKGGKVSWWNFYFSEQPGSMPFIKRDKFDFITNTVLPALSSLRKYCVSFNLFHVPGCGGTTLAMHILWALKDKFRCAVLKDRTADHAVVAEQVVKLLMYETTEQSPRIPVLLMLDDFEEMDDVYDLQQLIEKKCVKRDIGSWSPQVILLNCTRAESWEKTESTEDTVYIGNNLSEIEQWQFEKKLEEIEKTYKNADTFYAFMIMKKNFSPEYIQGVARNTLKSFNINHKHGQLIAVLVLLNVYCKGATLSVSLCEEFLGLQTKPHSGSSDVKAGFGKFSTLVTCCTEEAKVVFEAVRMIHSSMAVHCLQELTTTYSVTKAEITDLLLTTDKLYECIQGKDKLMKDVHTMLVKRHHSVKGEDSQFSPLIQDIAKETPGVEENVLFNAAKRFEKDAVISQLLARYQYLKKRDFREAKDWAKNAKDLSRDSSYISDTSAQVIKHELKSAIQSDKEDPIKPEKLKGYLRMAQSATEAFRETQEIAKKEATLRVQNKRDNSPFNTAGCLGEIQVAVIIIEILEKIPVFSSGNVRHDILSEVLSGGIPIQDVARNDSRHHKHASYYYILRDFEDILYNLRHNMKKHFDFLDSIYVNLGPRFTLKDSREERTRQELFRCFHRYSDLFCKTDSTELMKNKNLSIMLQIHKGRQFLEMRKADTHSGILNCLSNDTPTDMMQKIVQQYDFILSKNPERNVRETVNFIYANVVLNIIKPESQQLRPYTILIDLLCQVLQGQIPYGESLALHFIAVALLWPQHILMSQPVASQKLGSYVSQMKTSFWNEMKSVINGKLPVVHFFLGKKLGYGRLVCLREIKWCVRPEDFDSLWENGKIWKHERVKELLCRVTGEVQRKFILADTRTAGLKIEVNAMYKSQLCGKSQGSKVSFFIGFSMKGPLAFDID